The Verrucomicrobiota bacterium region AGATCGAACAGTCCTCGAACCGAGGCGGGCTCGGCATGAAGGCCTGATACGTCATCACCCGGTCATAGTACCGGCTCAGCGCGTCCAGCGTGTATTCCCACGCGTCCTTGGCGCCGGCGATGAACTCGTTCAAGACTCCGATCGTAAGCGTCTCGTCGTCCGCGCGGAATTCGAGCGCCCCGCCGAACGGCGCGATGTGCCCAAATTCCTTTTCCGTCAGGAATCGTCCGAGCTCCAGATCCGGATTGAGGCCGCCTTCGAGTTTCCGAAACAGTTTCAGGATCAATCGATCTCCATAAATTACCGCCGAATTGGTCTGCTCGGATTTCCCGAGCGACGGTTCCAGCGGCGCCGCGTCCTCACCGCGCAATCGGCGCAACACCGCAGTGTGCGAAGCCACCAGCTCGCCGCGTTGGCCCCGAACGCTCCGGCGCCGGGAAATGAAGTCGAGCAGCGCGCGGCAAAATGTCGTGCTGCCCACGGCGTCGTACAAAATGCCGTCCTGGTTCAGGTCACCGACCTTCAACCGGCCTATCGCCAAGGAGCGCTGCGCTGCCTCGGCCTGACCTTCCGCCGCCCAGGCCAGCGGAAGCAAATAAGTGTCCGGGTCGCCCTGCACGTAGTCCACGTTCAACAGCGTGATCAAGGCCTTCTCTTCCGCGGCGGAAATCTCGAAGGCGTCCTGCACAGCGACGGACTTGATTTCCCTGGCTTTCGCGCCAAACCAGCGGCGCGCTTTCAAGTAGCCGGGCAGCGCCGCCTCCAGGCTCGCTCGCGCCGGCATTTGGGCGATTCCTTCCCACGCCCCCGCCACCGTCAACGAAAGCAGACTATCCGCCTGCGCCGTCTCCGTCGCGACCGTGGCGTGAATCGGACCTTTGCGTTCCAGCGAGAACCAATAAAACGCGTGCGGGCTGAGCGTCAGAACATACGGGGAATTGCCGATCACCGGGAACTCCGTCCGGCCAAAAAGCTCGACCGGCGCCATCTGGCTGAAGGCTGAAAGATCCAATTCCACCGGCTGAACGAAGCGGGAAAGATTGGCCACCACCAGCACGCACTCGTCTTGGAATCGCCGGACGAACGCCAAAATCTTCCGGTTCTCCGGGTGCAGAAACTCCAGAGAGCCTCGTCCAAACGCCTGCCATCTCTTCCGCAGCGCAAGCAGCCGTTTCATCCACCAGAGCAGCGAGTGCGGATTGCGCTGCTGCGCATCGACGTTCACCGCCTCGTAATGATTCTCCGGATCGAGATTGATCGGCAGATAAAGACTCTGTGGGCTGGCTTTCGAGAAGCCTGCGTTCCGATCTGAGCTCCATTGCATCGGCGTGCGGACGCCATTGCGGTCGCCCAGATAAATGTTGTCGCCCATGCCGATTTCGTCACCGTAGTAGAGCACGGGCGTTCCGGGCAGCGAGAACAGCAAACCGTTGAGCAATTCGATCCGCTTCCGGTCGTTGCCGAGCAAGGGCCCGAGCCGGCGGCGAATCCCGAGATTGATGCGGGCGCGTTGATCGCGGGCGTAAATGCGATACATGTAATCGCGCTCCTCGTCCGTGACCATCTCCAGCGTCAACTCGTCGTGGTTGCGCAAAAATAGCGCCCACTGGCTGGTCTCCGGAATCGGCGGCGTCTGCTCCAGAATATCGACAATCGGCACGCGATCTTCCATGCGGACGGCCATGAACAGGCGCGGCATGAGCGGGAAGTGAAACGCCATGTGGCATTCGTCGCCGCGGCCCGATCCGAAGTAAGCCACCGCGTCCTCCGGCCATTGGTTCGCCTCAGCCAGCAGCATGCGATCGCCGTACTTCTCATCGACGTGCCGGCGGAGTTTTTTCAGGAAGGCATGCGTCTCCGGCAAGTTTTCGCAGTTCGTGCCTTCGCGCTCATACAGATAAGGGACCGCGTCCAGCCGCAGTCCATCGACGCCCAGGTCCAGCCAGAAATCGAGGACGCGGATAATTTCGGTGTGGACGCGCGGATTGTCGTAATTGAGTTCGGGTTGATGCGAATAAAACCGGTGCCAGTAGTAAGCTTGAGCGACCGGATCCCAGCTCCAGTTGGACGTCTCGAAATCCTTGAAGATGATTCGCGCGTCTTTGTATCGGTCCGGCGTGTCGCTCCAGACATAGAAATCCCGCCAGCGGCTTCCGCGTTTGGCGCGGCGCGAGCGCTGGAACCAGGGGTGTTGGTCGGAGGTGTGATTGACGACCAACTCCGTGATCACGCGCAAGCCCCGTTCGTGCGCTTCGCGCAAAAAGTTTTTGAAATCCGCCAGCGTCCCGTAATCCGCATGAACCGAAGAGTAATCGGCGATGTCGTAGCCGTCGTCCCGCAGCGGCGAAGGATAAAACGGGAGCAGCCAGAGCGCGGTGACGCCGAGGTCCTGAAGGTAGCCCAGCTTTTCGGTCAGGCCTCGAAAATCACCTTTCCCGTCCCCGGCCGTGTCGTAAAAGGCGCGGACATGGACCTCGTAAATGATCCCGTTCTTGTACCAGAACCGGTCATCCGTGGGGCGGGACGGATCAGCATGCGCTTGCATAGGGTTAGATTTGCAGCAAGTCCCCGTGGAGGCAACGCCGGTAATCCGCGGTAATCTGGTAAGGAGGGATTCTACTCCGTCCCTGACTTTACTCGGCGATCGCAAGAACCATCTTGAACTTGCAGGGCGATGCCTTTTCTCATCGCACCTTCGGCATTCACCGCCTTTACCAAGGCGTCGGTTTTCGCTTCCAACACCCCTTGGACCAGTTCCAGCAGAGGTGCGTTACAAGCGTTTGTTCAGGATACGGCGAACTCGAATAAAACTCGGCAGATGCTGCTCTAGGACGGCGGGGTTCAATTCTCCCAGCATTCCGTACGATTTCCGCCCCTTCACATAAGCATTCGAGCACTCACGCGTAGCGTGGCTCAACCTGTCCTGAACGTCGTGCCGACATAACGCGGCTTTGATTCGTAGAAGCGTATTCAATCCCAACAGTCTCGTATAGTTCTCTCTGTTGCCTTCTGTCAAAGGGGCTTTCGAGAGGTATCCGTGGTTACCGGCCGGATTTCGAAAATCGAGAAATCGGAGAAAGAGCTTGCCTTGCGACCGCAAGCTCTTGCTACGCTTCAGCAGAATCGCAGATTCAGCTTCGCGAGTGTCCTCGCGAGGTCAAGGGTCCGGAAGCCGCCGTCTTCCGGAGGAACAAGAGATGGTCGGGCCGCCATCTGAGCGCGTCGCTCAGGGGGCGTGCCCTGCTTCGACCGGGGCCCCGTTGCGGAGGAGGACGCGATGAGAAATCTGGAACCCGGAACAATTCCAAAGTGAAAGAACAAAACTCCAGTCAAAGAGATTTGGAATTCAGATCCACCACGGATTCACACGGATTCACACGGATAAAACGGCCCTTGGGGATCGGTGTTCATCCGTGTCCATGCTCCAGGCACTCGCGGCGCCTTCGGCTCGACCGGCGAGGCGCCGGTCGAAACACGCGAGGGCGCGTGTGCTCCCCTTTTCCGTCGGACTCCATCCTATGCGTTTAGTCATCGTTTCCAATCGGCTCCCGTTCACGGTGTCGCTCAAAGACGGCGCGCCGCGCTTCAAGCACAGCGCCGGCGGATTGACCACCGGGCTGTGGAGTTATCTGGAGCGGCGAAGCGCGTCGGCGGAGCAGCCGGAATTTGTCTGGCTGGGCTGGCCCGGCGCGAGCATTGCGCCGGAGCATCAGGAAGCAGTCCGGGAGTACGGGGAACGCGAGTTCCGGGCCTCGCCGGTCTTCCTTTCCGAAGAAAGCATGGGCCGGTTTTATCTCGGCTTCTCGAACCGCACGCTGTGGCCGTTGTTCCACTATTTCCCGTCCCTGGTCCGATATGAGGAGGAGTACTGGGAGGAATACAAACGGGTGAACCAGGTTTTTTGCGACGCGCTGTTGAACATCCTGGGCCCGGAAGACGTCGTGTGGGTCCACGATTACCAGCTCATGCTGCTGCCCCGGCTGCTGCGGGAACGGTTGCCCGATTTGTCCATTGGCTTCTTCCTGCACATTCCGTTTCCCTCCTTCGAGGTGTTCCGCTTGCTGCCCGGCGTCTGGCGGACGGAAATTATCGAAGGGTTGCTGGGCAGCAGCTTGGTCGGCTTTCACACTCACGATTACACGCGGCACTTTCTGGGTTGCGTGCTGCGGACGGTCGGTTGCGAACATCAACTCGGCACCCTCACCCTGAGCGATCGCGTGGTGAAGGTCGATACGTTTCCCATGGGAATCGACTTCGAGAAGTTCGCCCAAGTTGCCCTCTCGCCCGAGACCGAAGAACGCGTGAGCAAGCTCCAGGAGAAATGCGCGGAGCAAAAAGTGATCTTCTCCGTGGACCGCCTCGACTACACCAAAGGCATCATCAACCGCCTCCGCGGCTACGATTTGTTTTTGAAACGCAACCCGCCATGGCATGGAAAAGTCGTATTCGTGCTGGCCGTCGCGCCGTCGCGCACGGAGATCAAGGCTTACCAGGCCATGAAACAAGAAATCGAAGAGGCCGTGGGCCGCATCACGGGCGCGTACGGAACGGTCCACTGGACGCCCCTGATCTATCAATATCGAAACCTCAGTTTTGATGAAATCGTGGCCATGTATCGGTTCTGCGACGTGGCGTTGATTACGCCGCTGCGCGACGGGATGAATCTCGTCGCCAAAGAATTCATCGCGTCGCGCCCGGATCAGACCGGCGTCCTGGTCTTGAGCGAAACCGCGGGCGCCGCAAAAGAAATGGGCGAAGCGATTGTCATCAATCCTTACTACAACGGCGAAATCGCCCAGGCGCTCGAGCAAGCCCTGGCCTTGCCGGCTTCCGAGCAAATCAAGCGCAACCAGCTCATGCAGGAAAGGCTCCGGCGCTACGACGTGAATCGATGGGCGGAGGACTTCATCCAGGCGTTGTTGGCTACCCAGCGACTCGAGGCGGCCCAGCGCGCGCGGTCCTTGATCGGCAAGGCGCGGTCCGCGCTGATTCAGCAATACCGCACCGCCTCGCGCCGGGCTTTGTTGCTGGATTACGACGGCACGCTCGTCCCGTTCGTCGGCGATCCCAGACTGGCGCGGCCGGATCCGGACCTGCTGGACCTGCTGACGGCGCTGGGAAGCGATTCGGCCAATGACCTGGCCATCGTGAGCGGCAGGCCGCGCGCCGATCTCGAAGAATGGTTCGGTCATTTGCCGCTGGCGCTGGTGGCCGAGCATGGCGTCTGGCTCCGGCCCAAAGGCGCGGACTGGCGGGCGCTGAAAGTCATCACGACGGTCTGGAAAACGCAGGTCCGCCCCATTCTGCAACTCTACGTGGATCGCTTGCCGGGGGCGTTGCTGGAGGAAAAGGAATTCTCGCTCGTGTGGCATTACCGCCGCGCCGACCCCGAACAAGCGTCGCAGCGGGCGAAAGAGTTGCTCGACGACCTGGCCGATTACACGCGGAACATCGACGTGCAAGTGCTCGAAGGCAACAAAGTCATCGAGGTCCGCAACACGGGCGTCACCAAAGGCACGGCGGCGACGGAATGGCTGGCCGGGATGACGGCGGATTTCATTCTGGCCATCGGCGATGATTGGACCGACGAAGATTTGTTTCGCGCTTTGCCGCCGCCGGCCTTTTCCGTGCGGATTGGCCTGGCGCAAACCGCGGCGCGCTATCATCTGAACAGCCATACGGCGGTGCGGCGTCTGTTGCGCGAATTGAGTGAAGTGACTCGCGAAGTTGCGCCATGAATCATTTGAATTATCCTCCCATCGAAAACCACGGAGTCATTGGCAACCTCCAAACGGTGGCCTTGGTCAGCACGGATGGCGCGATCGATTTCATGTGCTTTCCCTCCTTCGATTCCCCGTCCGTTTTCGCCGCGCTGCTGGATGGCGAGAAAGGAGGCCGATTTCAAATCGCACCGCTGATCGCGGAAGCGCGCCAAAAACAGCTTTATTTACCGGACTCGAATATTTTGCTGACGCGTTTTCTGTCCGCCGACGGCGTGGCGGAGATTTGCGATTTCATGCCGGTCGAGCCGCCCTGGCCCGGGCCCTGTCTGCTGCGGCAGGTCAAAGCCATCCGCGGCGATTTGCACTTTCGTCTGGTGTGCGCGCCGCGCTTCGACTACGCGCGCGCGACGCATTCGGTGGAATCGAAGAAAAACGAAGTCGTGTTTCGTTCGGCAGGACCGGACCGGCTCGCTCTCCGGCTGGCCAGCAGTGTGCCGCTGTGAGAAGGCTCTCGGTTACGCGAACCACCTGGGCCTTTACGCGGAGGAACTCGGTTCCTGTGGCGAGCACGTGGGGAATTTTCCTCAGGCATTCTCCCACCTGGCGCTTATCAGCGCCGCCTATAATCTGGACAAAAAATTGTCGGAACTCGGACCCAAAGACTAGCCAAAGAGATTTGGAAATTAACCACCGATGCACACGGATTTACACGGATAGGATGGAATTTCAAATCCGTGTCCATCGGTGTCCATCCGTGGTTAGAAATCTGAGAGATATTTTTACGAGATTTTCAAAGTCAGAGTCTGATGGCTGCCAAATCTGAAAACAAACTGGACGACTTGCTGGTGCCATTGCTGGCAAAACGCTGCGCGTCATCGTGCCGGTGATCGAGGCAGACTGTCACCCGGAAAGAGAAGATGGGCTAACGGAGGCTCTTGGTTTTCCGTTGTCCGTCTCTCCGTTCAAGGCACGCCTCAAGGATTGGTCAGGGACGGAGTGGAATCCGTCCCTACCAGCTAAACACGTAATCGGCGTCTCGCCGAGCTCCCCGAAACCAACTGAATCGTTACAACTGAGCTGCGCTCGTATTCAGCGGTTGCGGCCATGTTCGTGCTCAGTGCCGGCCTCCAGCGGACCGGCGGGGTCGCCACCGCGGGGCGCTGGCTGAGCCGGCTCAGCCGGTGGCCAAGCGTCTTGCTGATTGTGATGATGGGGAGCGTGGGATTGGTGTCAGCTTCGGTCCGGTCATGGTGCTGGCTGTGCTCTATTTGCTGACCGCGCTGCTGACGGAGTTCAAGAGCAACAGCGCGACGGCGGCATTGCGTTGAATTCGTCGCGATTTTCCAACTTTGAAACCTGTCCCCAATGCCGGTAGAGTAACACCATGAAGCGAAAGAAAGCGCACGTTGAAAAAGCGTCCGCCGGCACGGTGCTCGCCGCGCGGATGCGCGCCGAAGGCAACAAGTTGCCGGATGCGGAGCGCGAAAAACTCGGAGAGGAATTCCTGAAGCTCTACTATGGCGGCGACCACAAACCGGCCACAACTCGTCGCCGTTGATGCCAATGTTCTTTTCGACCTCGCCGACAACTTGGATGATGTCGTGGACGCGGTTTCCGTAATTCGTGAGCGCCTTCGCGAGTCGCGTTTTCTCATCCCTCCCACTGCCCAGCATGAATTGGCGAATTGGGCCTTGCGCGGCGACGGGCAAAAGCGGGAGTCCGCCCGCAAAGCAATCCGATTCAGCCACTCTTGGCACATTGTGCCCGTCAACCTCATTCCCGTGCGGCATGGGATTGCGGAACGCATCGCGGAGCGGATTCGTCAG contains the following coding sequences:
- the treS gene encoding maltose alpha-D-glucosyltransferase, with amino-acid sequence MQAHADPSRPTDDRFWYKNGIIYEVHVRAFYDTAGDGKGDFRGLTEKLGYLQDLGVTALWLLPFYPSPLRDDGYDIADYSSVHADYGTLADFKNFLREAHERGLRVITELVVNHTSDQHPWFQRSRRAKRGSRWRDFYVWSDTPDRYKDARIIFKDFETSNWSWDPVAQAYYWHRFYSHQPELNYDNPRVHTEIIRVLDFWLDLGVDGLRLDAVPYLYEREGTNCENLPETHAFLKKLRRHVDEKYGDRMLLAEANQWPEDAVAYFGSGRGDECHMAFHFPLMPRLFMAVRMEDRVPIVDILEQTPPIPETSQWALFLRNHDELTLEMVTDEERDYMYRIYARDQRARINLGIRRRLGPLLGNDRKRIELLNGLLFSLPGTPVLYYGDEIGMGDNIYLGDRNGVRTPMQWSSDRNAGFSKASPQSLYLPINLDPENHYEAVNVDAQQRNPHSLLWWMKRLLALRKRWQAFGRGSLEFLHPENRKILAFVRRFQDECVLVVANLSRFVQPVELDLSAFSQMAPVELFGRTEFPVIGNSPYVLTLSPHAFYWFSLERKGPIHATVATETAQADSLLSLTVAGAWEGIAQMPARASLEAALPGYLKARRWFGAKAREIKSVAVQDAFEISAAEEKALITLLNVDYVQGDPDTYLLPLAWAAEGQAEAAQRSLAIGRLKVGDLNQDGILYDAVGSTTFCRALLDFISRRRSVRGQRGELVASHTAVLRRLRGEDAAPLEPSLGKSEQTNSAVIYGDRLILKLFRKLEGGLNPDLELGRFLTEKEFGHIAPFGGALEFRADDETLTIGVLNEFIAGAKDAWEYTLDALSRYYDRVMTYQAFMPSPPRFEDCSILNLAARDVPPNIPEIVGTYLESARRLGQRTAELHAVLASESEHKDFAPEPFTPHYQRALFQSMRNHVRQNLQLLRKRLKDLPEGRAPDAQRLLGLEEAILKKLRLVFEQPIATQRIRFHGDFHLGQVLYTGKDFVIIDFEGEPARPVGERRLKRSPLRDVAGMLRSFHYAAHAGLLQQKERGSVPAGKLDSFQEWARFWQRWVSVGYLKAYLATAGNASFLPKTAVELKILLDAFLIEKAIYELGYELNHRPDWVAIPLQGILQLLGE
- a CDS encoding bifunctional alpha,alpha-trehalose-phosphate synthase (UDP-forming)/trehalose-phosphatase; the encoded protein is MRLVIVSNRLPFTVSLKDGAPRFKHSAGGLTTGLWSYLERRSASAEQPEFVWLGWPGASIAPEHQEAVREYGEREFRASPVFLSEESMGRFYLGFSNRTLWPLFHYFPSLVRYEEEYWEEYKRVNQVFCDALLNILGPEDVVWVHDYQLMLLPRLLRERLPDLSIGFFLHIPFPSFEVFRLLPGVWRTEIIEGLLGSSLVGFHTHDYTRHFLGCVLRTVGCEHQLGTLTLSDRVVKVDTFPMGIDFEKFAQVALSPETEERVSKLQEKCAEQKVIFSVDRLDYTKGIINRLRGYDLFLKRNPPWHGKVVFVLAVAPSRTEIKAYQAMKQEIEEAVGRITGAYGTVHWTPLIYQYRNLSFDEIVAMYRFCDVALITPLRDGMNLVAKEFIASRPDQTGVLVLSETAGAAKEMGEAIVINPYYNGEIAQALEQALALPASEQIKRNQLMQERLRRYDVNRWAEDFIQALLATQRLEAAQRARSLIGKARSALIQQYRTASRRALLLDYDGTLVPFVGDPRLARPDPDLLDLLTALGSDSANDLAIVSGRPRADLEEWFGHLPLALVAEHGVWLRPKGADWRALKVITTVWKTQVRPILQLYVDRLPGALLEEKEFSLVWHYRRADPEQASQRAKELLDDLADYTRNIDVQVLEGNKVIEVRNTGVTKGTAATEWLAGMTADFILAIGDDWTDEDLFRALPPPAFSVRIGLAQTAARYHLNSHTAVRRLLRELSEVTREVAP
- a CDS encoding type II toxin-antitoxin system VapC family toxin; the protein is MAATTNRPQLVAVDANVLFDLADNLDDVVDAVSVIRERLRESRFLIPPTAQHELANWALRGDGQKRESARKAIRFSHSWHIVPVNLIPVRHGIAERIAERIRQQGLIPEEEVNDSLVLAESALLGCSILLTSDEHLRGIDFERLTLELQAFDVPAPVIATPGEIVRKFFQR